The Lacipirellula parvula genome window below encodes:
- a CDS encoding VWA domain-containing protein encodes MANRQTLGGVIHAYQQYDPKRFPSPTQPPPDMTSAAFEHMLMYGQRRELTPEQLARAIKIDPSQISGLGPSIDALIAILKERRRKILERFETSRVSKAAERAVAEEAQQLKPPKNLRERFHSAVKNEQIRDLERLWYAAGNDQSAFARGLVSLIETLGDKYLVEQLAAKYDFTGRESLSVPQALQVKEELEKIDDLIKQLEEARETAQIGLIDMDALAEFTEPGDVDQLSALQQQIQDYLREMAEQQGLEQRGGSFQLTPKAYRIFQAKLLEKLFSELAPSRSGRHQNNVIGEGAVELQTTKQYEFGDSVANMDITSSFVNALIRKGPGTPVRLDQEDIEIHRTRNSPKCATCVLMDMSGSMRYDGQYINVKRMALALEGLIRGEYPGDYLQFIEMYSFAKPVPRGKLIELMPKPVTVHDPIVRLRADMSRDDVSEHQVPPHFTNIQHALSTARRMLSTQDTPNRQIVLITDGLPTAHFEQQMLYLLYPPDPRTEEATLREGQLCRREGITINMFLMPSWSQTEEDVRFAYRLAESTKGRVFFTAGRDLDRYVVWDYLSRRRDIVS; translated from the coding sequence ATGGCCAATCGCCAGACTCTCGGCGGCGTGATTCACGCCTACCAGCAGTACGACCCCAAGCGGTTTCCCAGCCCGACGCAGCCGCCGCCCGATATGACTTCGGCCGCGTTTGAGCACATGCTCATGTACGGGCAGCGGCGCGAACTCACGCCAGAGCAACTGGCTCGTGCCATCAAGATCGACCCAAGCCAAATCTCCGGTCTCGGCCCGAGCATCGACGCGCTCATCGCGATTCTGAAAGAGCGCAGGCGAAAGATTCTTGAACGCTTCGAAACGAGCCGAGTGAGCAAGGCGGCGGAGCGCGCGGTCGCCGAGGAGGCGCAGCAACTGAAGCCGCCGAAGAATCTGCGCGAGCGGTTTCACTCGGCGGTGAAGAACGAACAGATCCGCGACCTCGAACGGCTGTGGTACGCAGCGGGCAACGATCAATCGGCGTTCGCCCGCGGGCTCGTGTCGCTCATCGAAACGCTTGGCGATAAATACCTCGTCGAGCAACTCGCCGCGAAGTACGACTTCACCGGCCGCGAGTCGCTCTCCGTGCCGCAGGCGCTGCAGGTGAAGGAAGAGCTCGAAAAGATCGACGACCTCATCAAGCAACTTGAAGAGGCTCGCGAGACGGCGCAAATTGGCCTCATCGACATGGACGCCCTCGCCGAGTTCACCGAGCCGGGCGACGTCGACCAACTCAGCGCGCTGCAGCAACAGATTCAAGACTACCTCCGCGAAATGGCCGAGCAGCAGGGGCTCGAACAGCGCGGCGGCAGTTTTCAGTTGACGCCGAAAGCCTACCGCATCTTTCAAGCGAAATTGCTCGAAAAACTCTTCAGCGAGTTGGCCCCCTCGCGCAGCGGTCGGCACCAGAACAACGTCATCGGCGAAGGCGCGGTCGAACTCCAAACGACGAAGCAGTACGAGTTTGGCGACTCCGTCGCGAACATGGATATCACTTCCTCGTTCGTCAACGCCCTGATTCGCAAAGGCCCCGGCACGCCGGTGCGGCTCGATCAGGAAGACATCGAGATTCACCGCACGCGCAACTCGCCGAAGTGCGCCACCTGCGTGCTGATGGATATGAGCGGCTCGATGCGTTACGACGGGCAGTACATCAACGTCAAGCGAATGGCGCTCGCGCTCGAAGGCCTCATTCGCGGCGAGTACCCGGGCGACTACCTCCAGTTCATCGAGATGTATAGCTTCGCCAAGCCCGTGCCGCGCGGCAAGCTGATCGAACTGATGCCCAAGCCGGTGACGGTGCACGACCCGATCGTTCGCCTCCGGGCCGACATGAGTCGCGACGACGTGAGCGAGCACCAAGTGCCGCCCCACTTCACGAACATCCAGCACGCCCTGTCGACCGCGCGGCGGATGCTCTCAACGCAAGATACGCCGAACCGGCAGATCGTGCTCATTACCGACGGGCTGCCGACCGCTCATTTCGAACAACAGATGCTGTACTTGCTCTACCCGCCCGATCCCCGGACCGAAGAGGCGACGCTTCGCGAGGGGCAGCTTTGCCGTCGCGAAGGAATCACGATCAACATGTTCCTGATGCCGAGTTGGTCGCAAACGGAAGAGGACGTGCGGTTTGCCTACCGCCTCGCCGAATCGACGAAGGGCCGCGTCTTCTTCACGGCGGGGCGCGATCTCGATCGGTATGTGGTGTGGGATTACCTCAGCCGGCGGCGGGATATTGTGAGCTGA
- a CDS encoding PQQ-binding-like beta-propeller repeat protein: protein MNEQQPSEATAARPRAISPVIPLAILALYWGAFLTINYLELAVFQTFLYRLATTLALVIVFAGWWVFNRGASWREKLAIPLVAIASLFVTMAISSPELEAKPLVAPIMFIIGAAVTLATLWIAVTRHASPATRRRGFIALAILMWSPLALIRTSGMSGGALPEMHWRWTPTSEQEFLASRQQKAATGGRGASSTDTATKPLAANQNDWTNFRGPNRDAVLHNVKLNTNWEQTPPKELWRHRIGPGWSSITTAGDRLFTQEQRGDREAVVAIDAKTGEEVWSHEDQARFSEELGGDGPRATPTFADGRLYTLGATGILNCFEAADGTLVWTRDIAKDSGAKLPEWGFTSSPLVVDGRVIVFAGGPEDQSLLAYAAADGQPAWNVASGGHSYSSPQLASFGGKQQVLYLSDKEFTSADPATGKKLWGFSAGHTRTGMPATQPHLIGPDEVMIAFTEAGGTMLLELKPGAEGEEWKIDSKWQSRDLKPYFNDYVRYEDAVYGFDGNIFACIDLKTGKRHWKKGRYGAGQVLLVADQGLLLVLSEEGEAIIVEANPEELKEVARFPVLEGKTWNHPTIVGDRLYVRNAEEIACYELKLQ, encoded by the coding sequence ATGAACGAACAGCAACCAAGCGAAGCGACCGCCGCCCGGCCGCGAGCGATCAGCCCCGTCATCCCGCTGGCGATTCTCGCCCTCTACTGGGGGGCGTTTCTGACGATCAACTATCTGGAACTCGCGGTCTTCCAAACGTTTCTTTACCGCCTCGCGACGACGCTCGCGCTGGTGATCGTCTTCGCCGGCTGGTGGGTGTTCAATCGCGGGGCGTCGTGGCGCGAAAAGCTCGCCATTCCGCTAGTGGCGATTGCGAGCCTCTTCGTCACCATGGCGATTAGCAGTCCAGAGCTGGAAGCCAAGCCACTCGTCGCGCCGATCATGTTCATCATTGGCGCCGCGGTGACGCTGGCGACGTTGTGGATTGCCGTTACCCGCCACGCGAGCCCCGCGACGCGGCGGCGGGGCTTTATCGCGCTGGCGATCCTCATGTGGTCGCCGCTCGCGCTCATTCGCACCAGCGGCATGAGCGGCGGCGCCCTCCCCGAAATGCACTGGCGCTGGACCCCCACGAGCGAACAGGAATTCCTGGCCTCCCGCCAACAAAAAGCCGCGACCGGTGGTCGCGGGGCTTCCTCCACCGACACCGCAACCAAACCCCTAGCAGCCAACCAAAACGACTGGACCAACTTCCGCGGCCCCAACCGCGACGCCGTCCTCCACAACGTCAAACTAAACACCAACTGGGAGCAAACGCCGCCAAAAGAACTCTGGCGGCACCGCATCGGCCCCGGCTGGTCATCGATCACCACAGCAGGTGATCGCCTCTTCACGCAAGAACAACGCGGCGATCGCGAAGCGGTCGTCGCCATCGATGCGAAGACGGGCGAAGAAGTCTGGTCGCACGAAGACCAAGCTCGATTTTCCGAAGAACTTGGCGGCGACGGCCCCCGCGCGACGCCTACGTTCGCCGACGGTCGGCTCTACACGCTCGGCGCCACCGGCATCCTCAACTGCTTCGAGGCTGCCGACGGCACGCTCGTTTGGACTCGCGACATTGCGAAAGACTCAGGCGCGAAGCTCCCCGAGTGGGGCTTCACGAGTTCGCCGCTCGTCGTCGACGGTCGCGTCATCGTCTTCGCCGGCGGCCCGGAAGATCAAAGCCTATTGGCTTACGCCGCCGCCGATGGCCAACCTGCGTGGAACGTCGCCAGTGGCGGGCACAGCTACTCGTCGCCGCAACTCGCATCGTTCGGCGGCAAACAGCAAGTTCTTTATCTCAGCGATAAGGAGTTCACCTCGGCCGATCCTGCCACGGGCAAGAAGCTCTGGGGTTTTTCAGCAGGCCACACGCGAACCGGTATGCCAGCGACGCAGCCTCACCTCATCGGTCCCGACGAAGTGATGATCGCCTTCACCGAAGCTGGCGGCACGATGCTGCTCGAACTCAAGCCTGGCGCCGAGGGCGAGGAATGGAAGATTGATTCGAAGTGGCAGTCGCGAGATCTGAAGCCCTACTTCAACGACTACGTTCGCTACGAAGACGCGGTGTACGGTTTCGACGGCAACATCTTCGCCTGCATCGATCTCAAAACGGGCAAACGGCACTGGAAGAAAGGACGCTACGGCGCCGGGCAGGTGCTGCTGGTCGCCGACCAAGGCCTTTTGCTCGTGCTGTCGGAAGAAGGGGAAGCGATCATCGTCGAAGCGAATCCCGAAGAGCTGAAGGAAGTGGCTCGCTTCCCCGTGCTCGAAGGAAAAACCTGGAACCATCCCACGATCGTCGGCGACCGACTCTATGTCCGTAACGCCGAGGAGATTGCCTGTTACGAGCTGAAGCTGCAGTAA